In the Leptotrichia sp. oral taxon 223 genome, TAGTTTAATAAAACATATTTTCTATAACAAATCTATAAAAAACAACATTTTTATTTCACTTAATTACTACAATTTATTAGTCTCTGATAGTTGCTAATAATTCTCCTAATACTTCAACTGCTTGGTCAGCATCAGGCCCTTCAGCATGAACTGTAACTTTTGAACCGTTTTTAATTCCAATTGATAATAATTTCAATAAAGATTTTCCGTTTACTTTTTTCCCTTCATTTTCCACTTCTACTGAACTTTCAAATTCTTTTGCTTTAGCAACAAATACTCCACCTGGTCTTGTATGTAATCCTGTAGGATTTGTCATAGTAATTGTTTTACTTGCCATTTATTTATCCTCCTTAATTATATCTCTATCTTAATTTTACAACAGTTTTTGATATTTGTCAATAAGCGTGAAAAACATTTTTTCTGTTAGTCAATCAAATTATATTTTTTGTTTTTAAAAAGTTTTACTGAACTTCGATTAATAGGGAATGGAAATTTTTGTAAATCACGTTTCCCGGTTTACTATTTTTAATTTTTTTTACAAATTTTCTTTCACAGTAGTCAACGGTAACTTTATTGCCTTTTTTGGCTTTAGAGTATTCGCAGGCAAGGTTTGCGGCGTGTGTCAGAACGTCATCAGGCACTTCCTGATTATTTCGTAGAATAAGGACGTGGCTTCCAGGAATGTCTTTTACGTGCATCCAGATGTCGTTGGGCTGGCCTTTGGAAAAAGATATTTCCTCATTTTCCTTGTTGTTCCTTCCAACAAAGATTTGAAAGCCTTTATAGTCAAATGACAGCAGTTCACGTTTTTTTGACTTGTTCAATTTTATTTTATTTT is a window encoding:
- a CDS encoding HPr family phosphocarrier protein gives rise to the protein MASKTITMTNPTGLHTRPGGVFVAKAKEFESSVEVENEGKKVNGKSLLKLLSIGIKNGSKVTVHAEGPDADQAVEVLGELLATIRD